One genomic segment of Erythrobacter sp. THAF29 includes these proteins:
- a CDS encoding NADP-dependent oxidoreductase → MPDNRRFILRRRPDGEPVREDFELVTEPTPELAEGQFLIRNHYASLDPAMRGWMDAEGNYMPPIPLGEPVRATTIGVVEESRADWFEKGMWVMGLNALEDYSVAEAGGFTQPIDPDMVPSVTNYLSLFGAVGMTAYFGFLEVCEPKEGETVFVSGAAGAVGSLVGQLAKIHGCRAVGIAGGPKKCARLIGKYGFDAAIDYKGKDEAALTEAIADAAPGGVDVIFENVGGIILDAGLMNLNLHARVGLCGLISEYNTAPRGARNLWQLIVKRASIRGLLVADYVERFAEGAAKMGEWAAAGKIVIDEHVDEGLENAFDSFMRLFAGTNDGKMILKIA, encoded by the coding sequence ATGCCCGATAACCGGCGCTTCATCCTCCGGCGTCGCCCCGATGGCGAGCCCGTGCGCGAAGATTTCGAACTCGTCACCGAGCCGACCCCGGAGCTTGCCGAGGGGCAATTCCTGATCCGTAATCACTACGCATCCCTCGATCCGGCAATGCGCGGGTGGATGGATGCCGAGGGCAATTACATGCCGCCAATCCCGCTCGGAGAACCGGTGCGGGCCACCACGATCGGAGTGGTCGAGGAAAGCCGTGCCGACTGGTTCGAAAAGGGTATGTGGGTGATGGGGCTCAACGCGCTGGAGGATTATTCCGTCGCCGAGGCGGGCGGGTTCACCCAGCCGATCGATCCCGACATGGTGCCGAGCGTCACCAATTATCTCTCGCTGTTCGGCGCGGTCGGGATGACGGCCTATTTCGGCTTTCTCGAAGTGTGCGAGCCCAAGGAAGGCGAGACGGTTTTCGTCTCCGGCGCGGCAGGAGCCGTGGGAAGCCTCGTAGGCCAGCTTGCCAAGATCCATGGTTGCCGCGCGGTTGGCATTGCGGGCGGGCCGAAAAAATGCGCGCGGTTGATCGGAAAATACGGGTTCGACGCGGCGATCGATTACAAGGGCAAGGACGAAGCCGCGCTGACCGAAGCGATCGCCGATGCCGCGCCCGGCGGCGTGGACGTAATCTTCGAGAATGTCGGCGGGATCATTCTCGATGCCGGCCTCATGAATCTCAATCTTCACGCCCGCGTCGGACTTTGCGGGCTCATCAGCGAATACAACACCGCGCCGCGCGGCGCGCGCAACCTGTGGCAGCTGATCGTCAAGCGGGCCTCCATACGCGGCCTGCTCGTCGCCGATTATGTCGAGCGTTTCGCGGAAGGGGCGGCGAAGATGGGCGAATGGGCCGCGGCCGGGAAGATCGTGATCGACGAACATGTCGATGAAGGCCTCGAAAACGCCTTCGACAGCTTCATGCGGCTGTTCGCGGGCACAAATGATGGCAAGATGATCCTCAAGATCGCATGA
- a CDS encoding cytochrome P450: MNKPEGNVFAPETLVDPFDYYRAAHEAGIEIEHLPEMGMYVVYSYDLCNEATTKPEIFSNDFAALMGAEDEEIQEILKEGWDNPPTLLTADHPVHTRNRKLVNLAFSAPRVNAIEEDMRAKSIELIEAMASNGEAEFVEEFAIPLPVAMIAQQIGLDNDPKQVKYWSDAAVDRFSQLIDRERQLECVRAFVEYQKYMKSKIDERREKGGDDLLTDLVEARVEGETPLTDEEIMSVMQQFMVAGNETTTSTIAGCLLQLIRNPDQMEKAKAAAGGRDPKLIQNMIEEALRYETPTAGMWRIVKQDTELGGVELSAGTVVQLRYAAANRDPKKFENPDKFDIERKNARAHLAFGKGPHMCVGNMLSRKEMLVAFDELLERLDNFAIADEEGIRILPNILLRGVTRLPITFTRKGA, translated from the coding sequence ATGAACAAGCCCGAGGGCAATGTTTTCGCCCCCGAAACTCTGGTCGACCCGTTCGACTATTACCGCGCCGCGCACGAAGCCGGCATCGAGATCGAGCACCTGCCCGAAATGGGCATGTATGTCGTCTACAGCTACGACCTGTGCAACGAAGCGACGACCAAGCCCGAGATATTCTCCAACGATTTCGCCGCCCTGATGGGGGCCGAGGACGAGGAGATCCAGGAAATCCTCAAGGAAGGGTGGGACAATCCGCCCACCCTGCTCACCGCTGATCACCCGGTCCACACACGCAATCGCAAGCTGGTAAACCTCGCTTTTTCCGCGCCGCGCGTGAACGCGATCGAAGAGGATATGCGCGCCAAGTCGATCGAACTGATCGAGGCGATGGCCAGCAATGGTGAGGCAGAGTTCGTGGAGGAGTTCGCGATTCCCCTGCCTGTCGCGATGATCGCCCAGCAGATCGGCCTCGATAACGATCCCAAGCAGGTGAAATACTGGTCGGACGCGGCGGTCGACCGGTTCAGCCAGTTGATCGACCGCGAGCGTCAGCTCGAATGTGTGCGCGCCTTCGTCGAATACCAGAAATACATGAAATCGAAGATCGACGAGCGCCGGGAAAAAGGCGGCGACGACCTGCTCACCGATCTCGTCGAAGCGCGGGTCGAAGGCGAAACGCCGCTCACCGACGAGGAGATCATGTCGGTCATGCAGCAGTTCATGGTCGCCGGAAACGAGACGACGACTTCGACGATTGCAGGATGCCTGTTGCAGCTGATCCGCAATCCCGACCAGATGGAAAAGGCGAAGGCGGCTGCGGGCGGTCGCGATCCCAAGCTTATCCAGAACATGATCGAGGAGGCGCTGCGCTATGAGACGCCGACCGCGGGAATGTGGCGGATCGTCAAGCAGGATACCGAGCTTGGCGGGGTCGAGCTGTCCGCGGGCACGGTGGTGCAGCTGCGATATGCCGCGGCCAACCGCGATCCGAAGAAGTTCGAAAACCCCGACAAGTTCGATATCGAGCGCAAGAATGCCCGCGCGCATCTCGCCTTTGGCAAGGGGCCGCATATGTGCGTCGGCAATATGCTGAGCCGCAAGGAGATGCTGGTCGCATTCGACGAGCTGCTCGAACGGCTCGACAATTTCGCGATTGCCGACGAAGAGGGAATCAGGATCCTTCCCAATATCCTGCTGCGCGGCGTGACCCGGCTGCCGATCACATTCACAAGGAAGGGCGCGTGA
- a CDS encoding SDR family NAD(P)-dependent oxidoreductase yields the protein MGQLDGKTAVVLGAASKDNIGQTIARLFAEEGATVMVAGRHEDVLADFAKEIGGHYALCDITSRDEVHALAQKTSSDMGRVDAAINCTGWGLLSNLLETTEEELDRMCDLQFKGVHHFLQAFVKAMSEQDPTGGSIISLSSATTRALINNHVAYIGSKRANEAMIECVANDFGHLGIKANTVSPAFTESPMTEGAFATPGLVDAFLPRYPLGRLNTAQDVAEACLWLCTDKAFVTGQHIQPNGGLTLRGNPQAKDIEAAVGAAMAKMQEN from the coding sequence ATGGGCCAGCTCGACGGAAAGACTGCGGTGGTGCTCGGCGCAGCATCGAAGGACAATATCGGCCAGACAATTGCGCGGCTGTTCGCGGAAGAAGGCGCAACAGTGATGGTCGCGGGGCGGCACGAGGACGTGCTTGCCGATTTCGCGAAAGAGATTGGCGGGCATTATGCGCTGTGCGACATTACCAGCCGGGACGAGGTTCATGCGCTTGCGCAAAAGACATCGAGCGACATGGGCCGCGTCGATGCGGCGATCAACTGCACCGGCTGGGGCCTGCTTTCCAACCTGCTCGAGACGACCGAGGAAGAGCTCGACCGGATGTGCGACCTCCAGTTCAAGGGCGTCCATCATTTCCTGCAGGCATTCGTCAAGGCGATGAGCGAGCAGGATCCGACCGGAGGTTCGATCATATCGCTGTCTTCGGCCACCACGCGCGCGCTGATCAACAATCACGTCGCCTATATCGGCTCCAAGCGCGCGAACGAGGCGATGATCGAATGCGTGGCCAACGATTTCGGCCACTTGGGAATCAAGGCGAACACCGTCTCGCCCGCCTTTACCGAAAGTCCCATGACCGAAGGCGCTTTCGCGACCCCCGGCCTCGTCGATGCGTTCCTGCCGCGCTATCCGCTGGGGCGGCTCAACACCGCGCAGGACGTGGCCGAGGCCTGCCTGTGGCTGTGCACCGACAAGGCCTTTGTCACCGGCCAGCACATCCAGCCCAATGGCGGTTTGACGCTCAGGGGCAATCCGCAGGCAAAGGATATCGAGGCGGCTGTCGGCGCGGCCATGGCGAAAATGCAGGAGAATTAG
- a CDS encoding Zn-ribbon domain-containing OB-fold protein, whose protein sequence is MGEKIDPNLWSDDPEPHLMGGKLPSGEIVFPMPEGDAAKGVEPYKLSRTGRLWSWTTQGFLPKEPYEGPGSGPGEGPPDFEPFLLGYVELPGEVIVESRIVDATLEELELGMPMEFCIVPFNDKYDTFAFRPLRAAQEKAA, encoded by the coding sequence ATGGGCGAAAAAATCGATCCGAACCTGTGGAGCGACGATCCCGAACCGCACCTGATGGGCGGCAAACTGCCATCGGGAGAGATCGTGTTCCCGATGCCGGAGGGCGACGCGGCGAAGGGCGTGGAACCCTACAAGCTCTCGCGCACCGGCAGGCTGTGGTCATGGACCACGCAGGGCTTTCTCCCGAAAGAGCCCTATGAAGGTCCGGGGTCCGGTCCCGGCGAAGGTCCGCCCGATTTCGAACCCTTCCTGCTCGGCTATGTCGAGCTGCCCGGCGAGGTGATTGTCGAAAGCCGGATTGTCGATGCGACACTCGAAGAACTCGAACTGGGTATGCCGATGGAATTCTGCATCGTGCCCTTCAACGACAAGTACGACACCTTTGCCTTCCGTCCGCTTCGCGCTGCGCAGGAGAAAGCCGCATGA
- a CDS encoding NADP-dependent oxidoreductase codes for MTTTRQWLLNGHPRGRGIAENDFKLVETELPPPGKGEMLLRTLYLGFDPAQKGWMENIADYVAPMNIGDVMRGSGICEVVESNGGKFAVGDLVFGTTGWTEYLVHDGEGLTRVETDLPPTAVLSVLGTTGLTAYCGLFKVGKPVAGDTVLVSGAAGATGSVVGQLAKIAGCRAVGIAGGAEKCKWLVEEAGYDAAIDYKAGGVKEQIREHCPRGVDVIYDNVGGSILNDMLANIATGARVVICGGISRYETGQLPAGPENYFNLVFRRGTMAGFIVLDWAGEFPGIRKRLEGFVKDGRLKYQEDIQEGFENAPATLQRLFTGKNRGKQMLKL; via the coding sequence ATGACCACCACACGCCAATGGCTCTTGAACGGACATCCGCGCGGACGCGGGATTGCCGAGAACGATTTCAAGCTGGTCGAAACCGAGCTTCCCCCGCCCGGAAAGGGCGAGATGCTGCTCAGGACACTCTATCTCGGCTTCGATCCCGCGCAGAAGGGCTGGATGGAGAATATCGCCGATTACGTCGCGCCGATGAATATCGGCGACGTGATGCGCGGCAGCGGTATTTGCGAAGTGGTGGAATCGAATGGCGGGAAGTTCGCCGTGGGCGACCTCGTCTTCGGGACGACCGGATGGACCGAATACCTTGTCCATGACGGAGAGGGCTTGACCAGGGTCGAAACCGACCTGCCGCCAACGGCCGTGCTGTCGGTGCTCGGGACAACGGGGCTCACCGCCTATTGCGGGCTGTTCAAGGTCGGCAAGCCCGTCGCGGGTGACACCGTGCTCGTCTCGGGTGCGGCGGGCGCGACCGGAAGCGTCGTCGGCCAGCTCGCGAAGATCGCCGGGTGCCGCGCGGTAGGTATCGCAGGCGGAGCCGAGAAGTGCAAATGGCTGGTCGAGGAGGCAGGATATGACGCCGCGATCGATTACAAGGCGGGCGGCGTGAAGGAGCAGATCCGCGAGCACTGCCCTCGCGGCGTCGATGTGATCTACGACAATGTCGGCGGCTCGATTTTGAACGACATGCTCGCCAATATCGCGACCGGCGCGCGGGTGGTGATCTGCGGCGGGATCAGCCGATACGAAACCGGCCAGCTTCCCGCCGGCCCCGAAAACTACTTCAACCTCGTCTTCCGTCGCGGGACCATGGCGGGCTTCATCGTGCTCGACTGGGCGGGGGAGTTTCCCGGCATCCGCAAGCGTTTGGAGGGCTTCGTCAAGGACGGCCGCCTCAAGTACCAGGAGGACATCCAGGAGGGCTTCGAGAACGCGCCCGCGACTTTGCAACGGCTCTTCACCGGGAAGAACCGCGGCAAGCAGATGCTCAAGCTTTAG
- a CDS encoding limonene-1,2-epoxide hydrolase family protein yields MTPIETIEAFIAAWGEYDLEKIYSFMADDIEWTDIPLSTVRGIDQVRAKIAMFPGVEACGFETHHIAANGNVVLTERTDWFEMKGKRRTIRVMGTFELDEEGKIAKWRDYLDSAEFQREFGDLAGG; encoded by the coding sequence ATGACACCTATCGAGACCATCGAAGCCTTCATCGCGGCCTGGGGCGAATACGACCTTGAAAAAATCTATTCTTTCATGGCCGATGATATCGAGTGGACCGACATTCCGCTTTCGACCGTCAGGGGGATCGATCAGGTCCGCGCCAAGATTGCGATGTTCCCCGGTGTCGAGGCCTGCGGTTTCGAAACGCACCACATCGCGGCAAACGGCAATGTCGTGCTCACCGAACGCACCGACTGGTTTGAGATGAAAGGCAAGCGGCGCACAATCCGGGTGATGGGCACTTTCGAGCTCGACGAGGAGGGCAAGATCGCGAAATGGCGCGACTATCTCGACAGCGCCGAATTCCAGCGCGAGTTCGGCGATCTGGCGGGCGGATAG
- a CDS encoding nuclear transport factor 2 family protein: MFRGPLEDRVAISELNGTYADGVVRFNAATWASVWAEDATWDFFGQTFEGREAIVGFWEQAMSGIEAVSFHGVPCMIEVTGDTATSRVQTQEILHMKDGTTRVVGGLYQDELAKIDGQWAFTHRKFGIVAEYNPQES, encoded by the coding sequence ATGTTCAGAGGACCGCTGGAAGATCGCGTGGCGATCAGCGAGCTCAATGGCACCTATGCCGATGGCGTCGTGCGGTTCAACGCCGCGACCTGGGCCTCGGTCTGGGCGGAGGACGCCACCTGGGATTTCTTCGGCCAGACCTTCGAAGGCAGGGAGGCGATCGTCGGTTTCTGGGAGCAGGCGATGAGCGGGATCGAAGCGGTGAGTTTCCACGGCGTGCCCTGCATGATCGAAGTCACCGGAGACACCGCCACCAGCCGCGTCCAGACGCAGGAGATCCTGCACATGAAGGACGGAACGACGCGCGTGGTGGGCGGGCTCTACCAAGACGAGCTGGCGAAAATCGACGGGCAATGGGCGTTCACCCATCGCAAGTTCGGCATTGTCGCAGAATACAATCCGCAGGAGAGCTGA
- a CDS encoding putative quinol monooxygenase, whose amino-acid sequence MTKIVIAAQIDLDPAQREQALKTAKPHIDAALAQDGCIHYDWSADGNNPARVNVFEEWESEEALANHFAGQAYAGMRDHIGQFGLTSAESKKYRVDAEAPVYNAEGVATEAFE is encoded by the coding sequence ATGACAAAAATCGTCATCGCGGCGCAGATCGATCTCGATCCGGCACAACGCGAGCAGGCGCTCAAAACCGCCAAGCCGCATATCGACGCCGCCCTCGCGCAGGACGGGTGCATTCACTACGACTGGAGCGCCGACGGGAACAATCCCGCGCGCGTCAACGTGTTCGAGGAATGGGAGAGCGAAGAGGCGCTCGCCAACCATTTCGCCGGGCAGGCTTATGCCGGGATGCGCGACCATATCGGCCAGTTCGGCCTGACTTCGGCGGAGAGCAAGAAATACCGCGTCGATGCCGAAGCCCCGGTCTACAATGCTGAGGGCGTTGCGACCGAGGCGTTCGAATGA
- a CDS encoding SDR family NAD(P)-dependent oxidoreductase, giving the protein MKLEGKIAAITGGTAGLGRGIAEAFLAEGARVALFARNPEKGASVVEELGGSEKALFVAGDVMNQFDVERFIDKVIETFGTIDILVNNAGGAGDLQPMHMLSDEAFDEAMKWNVYSTFWATRRALPTLLEKGEGRVINMSSMEGKHGKPVFTAYTAAKHAVNGLTKSLAREVGEAGITVNSICPGLVVTDIIKNNGPATAKAMGMEFDEMINMFAQEAAIKRPNTVEEVAAVALLLASKEGAGITGAAISVDGGTAQY; this is encoded by the coding sequence ATGAAACTGGAAGGCAAAATTGCAGCGATTACCGGCGGCACGGCGGGGCTCGGGCGCGGAATTGCCGAGGCGTTCCTCGCCGAGGGCGCCAGGGTCGCGCTGTTCGCGCGCAATCCGGAAAAGGGCGCCAGTGTGGTCGAGGAACTGGGCGGGAGCGAGAAGGCGCTGTTCGTCGCGGGCGACGTGATGAACCAGTTCGATGTCGAACGGTTCATCGACAAGGTGATCGAGACATTCGGCACGATCGACATCCTCGTGAACAATGCCGGCGGCGCGGGCGACCTCCAGCCGATGCACATGCTTTCAGACGAGGCCTTCGACGAGGCGATGAAGTGGAATGTCTATTCGACCTTCTGGGCGACCCGCCGGGCGCTCCCGACCCTGCTCGAAAAGGGCGAAGGGCGGGTGATCAACATGTCCTCCATGGAGGGCAAGCACGGCAAACCGGTCTTCACCGCCTACACCGCCGCCAAGCACGCGGTGAACGGCCTGACAAAAAGCCTCGCGCGCGAGGTAGGAGAAGCCGGCATCACCGTGAACTCGATCTGCCCCGGCCTCGTCGTGACCGACATCATCAAGAATAACGGACCTGCCACGGCGAAGGCGATGGGGATGGAATTCGACGAGATGATCAACATGTTCGCGCAGGAAGCGGCGATCAAGCGCCCCAACACAGTAGAGGAAGTGGCTGCGGTCGCGTTGTTGCTGGCGAGCAAGGAAGGGGCCGGGATCACCGGCGCGGCGATCAGCGTGGACGGCGGCACCGCGCAGTATTAG
- a CDS encoding molybdenum cofactor guanylyltransferase has product MKLLGAILAGGRARRFGSDKAHAFYEGERLIDRVGRALAEQCDAIVVCGREEPGFDCLPDRPEPGLGPLGGLNAALHHAASHGLTHVLSCGCDVPNLPKDIAQVLSGEGPAIVQSQPVVGLWPAETGEMLDTFLASGERALYAFADHVGARRIAFDPPLININAPEDLPPKA; this is encoded by the coding sequence GTGAAGCTCCTTGGCGCGATCCTCGCCGGGGGTCGGGCGCGCCGCTTCGGCAGCGACAAGGCGCACGCATTCTATGAAGGCGAGCGGTTGATCGACCGGGTTGGAAGAGCCCTCGCCGAGCAATGCGATGCCATCGTGGTGTGCGGGCGCGAGGAGCCCGGTTTCGACTGCCTGCCGGATCGACCCGAGCCGGGATTGGGACCGCTCGGCGGGCTCAATGCCGCGCTTCACCACGCCGCGAGCCATGGATTAACCCATGTCCTGAGCTGCGGGTGCGACGTGCCGAACCTGCCAAAGGACATCGCGCAAGTGCTCTCGGGCGAGGGCCCCGCCATCGTCCAGAGCCAACCGGTGGTCGGCTTGTGGCCGGCAGAAACCGGCGAGATGCTGGACACGTTCCTCGCAAGTGGCGAGCGCGCGCTTTACGCTTTCGCAGACCATGTCGGTGCGCGTCGGATCGCGTTCGACCCGCCGCTGATCAACATCAACGCGCCCGAAGACCTGCCGCCTAAAGCTTGA
- a CDS encoding molybdopterin-dependent oxidoreductase has product MGVETNRTFCRFCHANCAMLVDVEDGKVKAVRGDPDDPEYGGYTCLKGRELPDSHNAEHRLHHSLVRDETGEFQETPMPQALTHVSDELRRVIDKYGPDSVAVFMGSGGYQNSAAWAASYAFAQAVGSKHFFTSVKLDQPAKVFTTARYGRWEGGVNNFSDADVALFIGNNPIVSHYAPVGGVPPFSPSKRIRDRKEEGLKLIVADPRLAEVGLLADIYLPVKPGEDPALLAGMLHVIIEEGLYDRNFVSAHVDGFDELKEAVAAFPPDVAAERAGVDKDQLIAAARMFAGGSKGCAVTGTGPEMAGNGTLTEYLATCLNTICARFIQEGEKASAPRVFTTPRAPTRAQVADPVPMFGAPGMAKSRFRGLGQLGFEMPCNVLADEILTPGEGQIRALISVGGNPEVGFPNQLKMRRALEDLEIFVQIDPWMSASARRADVVLAPKQSLERDDITNLSEWWHERAYARYAEALAKAPGDVIDEYEMFWHLAKNLGLQLELAGGPVPMEGGTPPAKHEFLDLMTAGCLVPPSKVREDVRKAGGAAVIYDELHPVVKPANPEDENRFDLNAGAMPRDLLRYAEDKPGAEGYDLRLISRRSKHRFNSIGQPLRNLGQKVTTNPAYLHPEDMAARGLSDGDIIEISSPHATIHGVVKASNRVRPGLISMAHAFGDADAGKHNVREVGGSTNRLTSDEVDYDPITGQALQSAIPVRIAVA; this is encoded by the coding sequence ATGGGCGTGGAAACTAATAGGACATTCTGCCGCTTCTGCCATGCGAACTGCGCGATGCTGGTCGATGTGGAAGACGGCAAGGTGAAAGCGGTGCGCGGCGATCCCGACGATCCCGAATATGGCGGCTACACCTGCCTGAAGGGGCGCGAACTGCCCGATTCGCACAATGCCGAACACCGCTTGCACCATAGCCTCGTGCGCGACGAAACCGGCGAGTTCCAGGAAACGCCAATGCCTCAGGCGCTCACTCATGTCTCGGACGAGCTTCGCCGCGTCATCGATAAGTACGGCCCCGACAGCGTCGCGGTCTTCATGGGCTCGGGCGGATACCAGAACTCCGCCGCATGGGCCGCGTCATATGCCTTTGCGCAAGCGGTCGGCTCGAAGCACTTCTTCACCAGCGTCAAATTGGATCAGCCCGCCAAGGTCTTCACCACCGCGCGCTATGGCCGCTGGGAAGGCGGGGTGAACAATTTCTCCGATGCGGACGTCGCGCTCTTCATCGGCAACAACCCGATCGTCTCGCACTATGCGCCGGTCGGAGGCGTCCCGCCGTTCAGCCCCTCGAAGCGCATCCGCGACCGCAAGGAAGAGGGGCTGAAACTGATCGTCGCAGACCCCCGCCTCGCCGAGGTGGGTCTGCTCGCCGACATATACCTGCCGGTAAAGCCGGGCGAGGACCCGGCGCTGCTCGCAGGCATGCTCCATGTCATCATCGAGGAGGGGCTCTACGACCGCAATTTCGTCTCCGCCCATGTCGACGGGTTCGACGAGTTGAAAGAGGCTGTCGCCGCATTCCCGCCGGATGTTGCGGCAGAGCGTGCGGGCGTCGACAAGGACCAGCTGATCGCCGCCGCGCGCATGTTCGCTGGCGGGTCGAAGGGCTGCGCGGTGACAGGAACCGGCCCGGAAATGGCGGGCAATGGCACGCTCACCGAATATCTAGCGACCTGCCTCAACACGATCTGCGCGCGTTTCATTCAGGAAGGCGAGAAGGCGAGCGCACCGCGCGTCTTCACCACACCGCGCGCACCCACGCGCGCGCAGGTCGCCGACCCGGTGCCGATGTTCGGCGCGCCGGGCATGGCGAAATCGCGCTTCCGCGGCCTCGGCCAATTGGGTTTCGAGATGCCGTGCAACGTACTCGCCGACGAAATCCTCACGCCCGGCGAAGGGCAGATCCGCGCGCTCATATCGGTCGGCGGCAATCCCGAGGTCGGATTTCCCAACCAGCTCAAGATGCGAAGGGCGCTGGAAGATCTCGAGATCTTCGTCCAGATCGATCCGTGGATGAGCGCCAGCGCTCGCCGCGCCGACGTGGTGCTCGCCCCCAAGCAATCGCTCGAACGCGACGACATCACCAATCTTTCCGAATGGTGGCACGAGCGCGCCTATGCCCGCTATGCCGAGGCGCTGGCAAAGGCTCCCGGCGACGTGATCGACGAATACGAAATGTTCTGGCATCTTGCGAAAAACCTCGGACTGCAACTCGAACTCGCCGGCGGGCCGGTGCCGATGGAGGGGGGCACCCCGCCCGCCAAGCACGAATTTCTCGACCTCATGACCGCAGGCTGCCTCGTCCCGCCGAGCAAGGTGCGCGAGGATGTGCGCAAGGCGGGCGGCGCGGCAGTGATCTACGACGAACTTCACCCGGTGGTCAAACCGGCCAATCCCGAAGACGAGAACCGTTTCGACCTCAATGCGGGCGCAATGCCGCGCGACCTCCTGCGCTATGCCGAGGACAAGCCAGGCGCGGAGGGCTACGATTTGCGGCTGATCTCGCGCCGCTCGAAACACCGCTTCAACTCGATCGGCCAGCCACTCAGGAACCTCGGCCAGAAAGTCACCACCAACCCCGCTTATCTCCATCCGGAAGACATGGCGGCGCGCGGGCTTTCGGATGGCGACATCATCGAAATCTCCTCTCCGCACGCGACGATCCACGGCGTGGTGAAGGCAAGCAACCGCGTGAGGCCGGGCCTCATCTCCATGGCGCATGCCTTTGGCGATGCCGATGCGGGCAAGCACAATGTGCGCGAGGTCGGCGGCTCGACCAACCGCCTTACCAGCGACGAGGTCGATTACGATCCGATTACCGGGCAGGCGCTGCAAAGCGCCATCCCCGTGCGGATCGCGGTAGCCTGA
- a CDS encoding acyl-CoA dehydrogenase family protein, with product MNFDLSEEQQLFRSSVERFTAPIDVEARRKLRGAPGGYPEERWKDLSELGLIAIAASEDAGGLGGSPVDIALVAEAIGKANSPDPWLELGVLPALLLERGGARDALEGVLSGETIATFAWAERAQRYSLEAKGVTAESGGDGFTLTGEKTLVMGAALADTLIVTAELDSKTACFLVDKSADGVMVRPYRLADGSIAGEVRLTRAPATARLELDPEDLRPIVAETRLYAAAEMLGLGQRLLDDTLAYVKEREQFGVPIGSFQALQHRLVDSYGRIEQSRSMLYRAALSDMSDQDQWQRAAAGAKAFIAENADAVAREAVQMHGGMGITDELAIGHAMKRVMVLSRLLGDTDTALADYAKAA from the coding sequence GTGAACTTCGACCTCTCCGAAGAACAGCAATTGTTCCGCTCGAGCGTCGAGCGCTTCACCGCGCCGATCGACGTCGAAGCGCGGCGCAAACTGCGCGGTGCCCCTGGCGGATATCCGGAAGAGCGCTGGAAAGATCTCTCCGAGCTTGGCCTGATCGCGATTGCAGCGAGCGAGGATGCGGGCGGACTTGGCGGCTCACCGGTCGATATCGCACTCGTTGCCGAGGCAATCGGCAAGGCCAATTCGCCCGATCCGTGGCTCGAACTCGGCGTCCTACCCGCGCTGCTGTTGGAGCGCGGCGGCGCGCGCGATGCGCTCGAAGGCGTGCTTTCAGGCGAGACCATCGCGACTTTCGCGTGGGCAGAGCGGGCTCAGCGCTACAGCCTCGAGGCGAAGGGCGTTACGGCGGAGTCTGGCGGCGACGGCTTTACGCTCACGGGCGAGAAGACCTTGGTAATGGGCGCGGCGCTTGCCGATACTCTGATCGTCACCGCCGAACTCGACAGCAAAACGGCGTGTTTCCTCGTCGACAAGAGCGCGGACGGCGTGATGGTGCGACCGTATCGGCTGGCCGATGGCAGCATTGCAGGCGAGGTCAGGCTGACGAGAGCCCCTGCCACGGCCCGGCTCGAACTCGATCCCGAAGACCTGCGGCCGATCGTCGCCGAGACGCGGCTATATGCCGCAGCCGAGATGCTCGGCCTAGGCCAGCGCTTGCTCGACGACACGCTTGCCTATGTGAAAGAGCGCGAACAGTTCGGCGTGCCGATCGGGAGCTTCCAGGCGCTGCAGCACCGGTTGGTCGATTCCTATGGCAGAATCGAGCAATCGCGCTCGATGCTTTACCGCGCGGCGCTCTCCGACATGTCGGATCAGGACCAATGGCAGCGCGCCGCAGCCGGGGCAAAGGCCTTCATCGCCGAAAATGCCGATGCCGTCGCACGCGAAGCGGTCCAGATGCACGGCGGCATGGGCATTACCGACGAGCTTGCAATCGGCCATGCGATGAAGCGCGTGATGGTGCTCTCGCGGCTGCTCGGCGACACCGACACGGCACTCGCGGACTATGCGAAGGCGGCTTGA